The genome window AAAGTATAGATTTCTGTTTTGAAATGTAGATTATGGCGTAGCAGCACTTAGTAGAATAAGATAGCGATCGTTATACTTTTTAAACTTTTTTAAGCTATAGAGAAAAAACTTAATTATATGAGCTAGGATATTCTCCCACAGCAAAAATCGCAGGCGATCTTTCACCTGCGACTCTAACAGTATGTTGGAGTATTACACATTGCTACTCTTTTACAGAGGTAGTAAGTAGGTGGACGTCATTATTTACTACAGCTGAGGTGTGAAGTAGCCAGACTACTAGTTTGGTTAATGTGCAATCGATACCTGAGACTGCAGTGCACCTAAATCAACTACTTTACCAGCAGGAACTCCCATGGCATGAGCGATATCGGCGGGTAATGCTTCCCCACGTTTGATTGCAGGGCTACCTGATTTCAAGCGAAAATCATTAGCTTCTGCATTGACAAAGAATGGATCGTTACTATTGGTGACTTCTAATCCATTAGACTCTAGCCCTGTAGCTGAGACAAAGCTAGCAAGGGTGCGAAACGTATTAAAGCATTGACTACCACTTAACCCCCAAACCACAAAGTTTTGTGGTTCATTTACTGCTGGACGGTAGTAAGCATTGTAATCAGTGACAGGGATCATTTGTCTTGATTGCTCTCTTAATTCGCAGCTAGGAGCAAAGAAGGTAGGCCCATTAGAGTTCCATAAGATGTTATTTTTGACAACCGTGTTGCGCGTAATCCAAGTAATACCGTCTGCAATCTCTTGTGTTTTTGTATTATTGCGCGGTGTTTCTTTGATTAAGAGGTTAGCATGGTTGCGTACAAGAGTATTGTTGTAGATACGGGCACTCGACGCATTAAGTATCATAATTCCAGCAGGAGCATTCTCATAGACTACATTTGAAGCAATAATTGCTTTGTGTGCAATTTCATACATAATGCCGATGCTGGCATTTTTCCGGACGACATTATTGACGACGGTGGAGTTTGTTGTAGACTCGTCAATCCACAAGCCTATCGCATTATTGTGTTCAACAAGATTGTCACGCCATACCAAGCCATCAGTCCAAATAGTTTTGATGCCTGCTGCACCCCATTGTTTTGAGAAGTTTTCGACATTGTTGTGACTCAGAACATTATTCTCTAACAACATCCGGTGAGCATAAACACCCGCTACTCCTTGACGTCCGTTGTAGCTAAGGATATTGCCTCGCAATACTGCATCTGTATCAGTTAGTAAAACTCCATTCAGTCCATTCCATATAAGTGTGTTGTTTTCTAATGTCACGTTTGGTCTTCTGATATTAATAGCGTTATCAGCGTAGTGTGTAATCCCCAAACCACGAATTACTGTATTTTCTGCAGAGTTGGAAGTCGTAAAAGCAAACTCTTTAGCTGTCGATTCCACAGTTTTACCTGCTGGATTACTGCCAATGTAAAGTTTCTTATTAGCTGCATCCACATAAAAAGTTCCTGGGACAACTTGAGATTTGCTACCTACTTGCTTCTGCGTGACATTATTAATGAACACCATATCTCGATGACCGGCTAAGGGGTAATTCTTGTCAAGAGATTCAGGTTGTCCTTTAAAAGGAAATGAATGTTCCCAGCCATCTTTACGCCAAATATTACCGTCTTTTACCCAATCGTTAACAACAACACTACCCTTAATCCAAGGTTTCTCGTGTGGGTAAGCTTGTAAAGTCAGATTTTTACGAATGTTAACTTGGACATCCCGATACACACCACCCCGAAAGATAATTGTTGCATCACTAGGGGCTGCTGCTATTGCTTTTGCAACTGACCACGGAGAGTTGACAGTTCTACCAGTGTTTGTGTCTTGTCCATCTGGAGATACAAAATAAGCATCACTAGGAATTGCGTAATTAGTATTTTTTATTTCAGGAACAGAGTTGTTGCTAGTTGCTGAAGCTGCTCCTGGAGACAATAATAATACTGTTAATAAACCTTTGGTAAATAAAAGAGTCTTAATTTGTTGCCAATTAAATTTAGTCATTTTTCAAATATAAGTAATTATTTTTACTACGAAAAAAATAGGTCTGTTGATAAGATCCTTTTCAAATTCATGTCTGCACAACTTTTCGTTGAATCTTGTTTGCATTAAAACTAAAATTCAAAGAATGAAATAAGTATTTTGGAAAACTTTGTAAAAACTTTCTAAAAACTAATTAATAGTTGATTGAGCAGAGTGAAGACTAATTGAAGAACCTCATCTGTAGCTATATCCTATTCACTTCAACCCAAGATCATCATTAGTGTAAATACGACTTTTATGATTTAAAAAACTAACTTTTTTTTCGGTATATCTGCGGCTGTTAGCAAATTTTGCCCTTATTTTACTTGTCAGTATTCTACTGAATGATATTTTCACGAACGGTATTAGCTCGTATATTTATTGCTATACTTGGCTGATAAAGATACGTAAGTCATCAAGTATAAGGAGGTAAAAACCTCCCCACAGCTAACGTTTAATTTAGTTAACCTGCTTAAAACACCGTCAAACTGCACAATGTATCTGAGATGCGCTTAAGAAACAGTATGTCTTTACCTTTTTAACAAGCGCAGTTAAAACACTTGCAGGGAATAAGTTTATTGGTAATTTATTCTCGTTGACCTACTAATACTGTTCGTGATTTAGTAGTAATTATTCAGTTATTCCTATACTTCTTGTAGGAGAAATAGTGAAGATATTTAACAATAAATAAAGATTTTATTATAATCTCGAAATAAATGAGAGTTTATTTACTTTTATAAGTAATTACAGATTGTAATGACGTCAGTGTTATCTCCAAGCAGTTACCTGTAGAAACACCATTTTGGAGACATCTGTTTGCTTAAGTAAATCTTCGTAATTTAAGTTGGGCTTGGATTGTAAGTAGTCGCGTACTGTCGAATAGGCTGTTGTAGGTAAAAGAGAGTTATTAACTCTCTTTTATTTTCTTCGCTGTGCAGAGTATTACTGACAAATGAATACTTGTCGTGTTTCTACTTAAGCCATCCTGAGAGATCCCGTCCTAGTAGTTCTTGCATTTGTAGAATGTCTTCGCGATATTCTTCTACTAACTGTTTACGCATCTCAGGTGAAATCGGCGGTGGTGTATCAAAAACTTTACTTCTAACATAATGTCGTACTCCATCGGGTAGGAGTGTTTTCATCGCAGGTTTGATTGGCTTGAGATTATCGAGCAAATCGCTAAAAAATTGGTTTTTGGGAACAACAGATACATTATATTTACGAGATACATCAGGTTCAAAGCTGGAATCGACTTCCAAAAATTCAAATAAGTCTTTAATGACTCCTGCAGGGTTAGTGTTTAGATCTTCATACAAACAAACTTTAATTTGAGAACGGTCGAATAAGTCAAGATAGCGGCTTAACTGCTTGTAGTAGAATCCTTTGGATTTATAGTGCCAAAGAAAGACTGAATTTTCACGAATTCGCGTTTCTTCTTCTTGAAGTGCGTGTTTAAAATCTTTCAGTGGCTCATGATTGTGCCTGATAGCATGCAAGAAGTTGGAATAGGCTCTTTCAGCTGGATGACGTAAAATAGCGATGAGCTTGGCATGAGGTAGGTAATGTTTTATTCGCTCAGCAGCTTGGGGAGCATAAATGTATGAGGGAGATGCTTCTCCGATTAATGATGATTCTGGTGCTCCTTGAAAAAGTTTTTGGTAGTCTTTAATGTTATTGATGACAGCAAACGATTCGTTGCGATCAGCTTCAGAGAAGGATTCGTCTGGGTTTGCACCTTCATATGTAAAAAAATGTGGCTCCTTGATAGGACTCATGTAAATTTGCGGATGCTGTTTTAAGTAATAGTAGAGAGAAGAAGTTCCAGCTTTCTGCGCTCCTATGATCAGGAAATTAGGCATTGACATATGTTTCGGCATCCTTATTGTGTTGTTGGAAGCTTAGTTCATACCGAGTGGTAAATCGGTTACAAGCAAAACTACTGAGTTATACTGAGTTCTAAATGAGTTTATTTAACTTGACGTGGTGGAGCTTGATCAAAAGCTGATGCGATCGCATTCCATGCTAACTTACGTTCAAGTTGGGCATCTAGCGGTAGTGGACGTATCGGAGCACCATCCTGACGAGGGGCAAAGTTGGTCAGCCAAGTGTAGCGATCGCTTAGTCCCCAGGTGATGACAGTATTAACCGCAGGTTCATCTAGCACAAGTGATAAGTAATCTTGGTAAACTCCAGCAATAATAGCATCGCGGTTATTTGCTTCGAGAAGATTTTTTTCTAATACATCCATTTCCGTAATCAAAATCTTCAGATCGAGACTAGCAACCTCTTTAAGAAAATCTCTTAATTTTTTGGCATTAAACCCTTGAGGACTTGCACCTATATGCGATTGAATTCCTAATGCATGTACAGGAACTCCTCTTGATTTCAACCGTTCTAAGAGCTTGAGAACTTGAGTTCTTTTCACTGCTGTTTTGGCATTGTCATATTCTAAGTTGTTGTCGTTATAGACAAGTAATGCTTGCGGATCTGCAGCAGCGGCTGTACGAAATGCCATTTCGATATAATCTACTCCCAATAACCTCAGCCAAGGAGTTTGCCGCAATCCATCTTTTGTCTTGTTAGGAACGATTGCTTCGTTAACGACATCCCAAGAGTGGATATTTCCAGCATAATGCTGGACTACAGTATTTATGTGTTCAGTTAATACTTTTGCAGCATTTGTTCGATCGACAGTTTCTTCAAACCATTTGGGTAAAGCCCGATGCCAAACTAAAGTGTGTCCTCGCAACAACATGTTATGTTTCTGCGCAAAGTTTGCCATCCAATCACTGCGGCTAAAATCAAACCGCTCAGGAGTAGGGCGTAGTGCCTGCCATTTTAATTCATTCGCAGGAACCAACATAGCGCACTCTTGAGCGAAGCGTTGCGCAAACGCTACATTTGTTGTCAGTACTTGATGTTGAGCAGCTGCTCCATAAATGAGTCCTTTATCTGCTGCGCGTTCTCGTAAAGGAGTATCTCCAGTGACAGCAAATCTTGCGATTCCTCTTTCTTGGGGTTGTTCGGGTACTTGATGCCGATTCAGATAATGATTTGCGATCGCAACACCTGCACCTGCTGCACCTAAGCTGGATACAATAAGCGTGCGTCTTTTAATCATAGCTGGAATTATAGATGATGAAACGACTCAATTGCGCGGACTATCTAGACTACAATAGTCTCAGATGCTTGGTTTTTAGCTTGATTTTGGATACGACGTTTTTGACTAGCGCCTATTACCTTCAAACCGATTAATTGTAGTTGAGTGTAAAACGGTTGAGGCAAAAACCATAGTGCATAAGCTGCTGTCAGGGTGACAAGAGTACGCCTAGGCTCTTCTATTAATATACGCCAGTGAGTCATTAAGGCTCTATGGCTGAGATTTATTGCCATTGAACCGTCACTCATTGTGACTGCTTTACGCGCTAAATACCTCAGAGTATAAGCCATAGCTGGCTTTTCCCACTCAGCTACAACTGCTGGAGCATATAACTGAGCTTGTGCTATGAACTGATCCCAAGACTCCAGTGTTTTGAGCAGATTAGCTGAATTTCCTATTGAATGTAATCTATATGTAGCTAAAAGTTCAGGAACGACTTCCAATTTCCAGTTAGTTCTCACACAAATGCGGAACCAACATTCAGCATCTTCTGACTGACGCAGGTTCTCGTCAAAGTAACAGTCTTCAACAATACCATTGTATTCTTGTTGAAATTTAATTTCTTCTAATACTTCTCGCCGAGTCACCAAACACGAAGGACTTACTATTGGATTGCGACACAAAATTGCTCCTGGGGTAATAACTTTGTACTCTGTCGCATTGTAAATGCCTAATGGTTTACCAATTTCATCAACAAAAGCACAATAACTAAAGCTAACACCTACATTTGGTGACTTTTCTAAATGATTGATATGCTTTTCTAATTTTTCTGGTACCCAGGTGTCATCCGCGTCCAAAAAAGCAATGTATTCTCCTTGTGCGTGACGAATTCCGTTATTTCTAGCTGCTGACGCACCTCGATTGTTCTGGTGAATAATTTTTATTCGAGAGTCTATAAATTGCTGACAAACTTCGATACTTGCATCAGGAGTTCCATCATCAACAAGAATAATTTCAAAATTTTTATACGATTGTGCTAAAACTGATTGCACAGCATCTGCAATATATTTTTCAGCAGCATAAACTGGAACAATTACAGAGACTTTTTTCATATTTATCAATGCTTATCGCTCATTAATGAGTTTCTTCTACAGAAAAATGAGTGTTGGATTGCTGATCTTGCTAATTTTTACATAAAATTTAATACCCTTTCAATGGATATGTCTGCTTGTACGACTTATCTACTAATTCTTTTACAGGTTGTTGTAATGGTTTCCACAATAATACTGCTATATAAAGTACCCAATATATATCGTTGCGAGAGAGAATGGTACTGTAAGTTACATTAAATAGTAACAAAACAGTTAGATACATAATAGGAAATAAAAATTCTGGTCTTTTATTTTGTCGAATATTACGAATAGCTTTAAGAAAAGCGAATAGCAAGCTCATTGTAAATACGGCAACTCCTAAAAAACCCAAATCAAGCCACAAATCTAAAATTCCATTGTGACCATGAGGAGGCGTCCATCTTACAAACTCCCATACAAAACTAGAATAACTTTGCCACCCAAGCCAGAAAGCATTGTAGCCATAACCTAACCAGGGACGCTGTAATATCATCACCCAAACAGCTTCCCATAGAGGTGTTCTTCCCGTAAAGGTAGCGTCTTTTCCAATTAAAGACAGTAGAGTGTCTGCTTCACTTACAACTAAGATAGATGCAGCACTAGCAGTTAAAATTGAAATAATAAATATTGGTAAAAAGACCGTTGAGCGCCATCGCAAAGCTGCGTATAAAGGGAGAAGTGCTAGAGTCGTAATGCAAACGAGTAGCGAGGTCTTGGATGTTGAAAGAACTAGAAGTGCAAATGAGAGAATAAAGCCACTCCATGCAATCCATCGATACTTAGTTTTGTCTAATGCTAGGAGCAAAAATACTAATGTACTTAATGTCATAGCTCGACCTAAATTATTCTTTTGGGCAAAAACCCCGCGCCACGCACCTGCATGAGGAAAAACATCAATACCATACCTTGGTATAGCTATAGCAAAAACAAAACTGAGTACTACCATCAGACCAAATGCCCAACCAAGAAGTCTTAGTTGCTCTTTTGGTTGGTATCTTACAGAAAAATAAACGCCAAAAATACTTGTTCCTAGTAGGGCAAAACTGCGGCGGAGGGTTACGGATGGTACTACTGACCAATAGTATGAGAATAAAGCAATTCCTATTGCTACTATTGAAAGAAGTAAAGCTATATCTAAATTAAGGTTAGTAGGAATCTTTGTGAAACCTTTCAAGCGAATTAACAGCAACCCTGCAGTAATCGCATAAACAACAAACCAGATAATTTGAAATAAAGCACTTCCCTCAGCAGATGCACCATCAGGTCTTAATAAAACCCCTAGTACACCTCCTGTAAATAAAATTAAGGCAATAACTGTAAAACTATTTTCTGCTAGTTTTAAAAAGTTTTTCATTGGAGAATTAAACCATAAAAACTACTAAGTACCCTAGATTTTTGCAAACTAATTGCTGTTTGGGTAAAGTTGTTCGTACTAGTGATTAATCCTCCTTAACTTAAAGAATCGCTGATTGACAACTTTCCTCATTTTTAACAATGACCAAGTTTGAATTAACTAGAAAGAGAGCCTGTGCTAGCAGCAACCTGATGTAAATTGTGGCGATCGCCTATAACCTGTTCATAAATCTTTTCTAGTAAACGTGCTTGCTTTTTCACATCAAATAAACTACATACACGCTGTGGTCCAAATGTACTGAAACGATGCCATAACTGCTCGTCTTTCATAAGCAACAAAATATAATCAGCGAGTTCTTCCCAATTACGTTCTGCGGCAAGAAACCCAACTTCACCATGCGCTACTGCTTCGGGAATAGCTCCACTTGCAAAGCTAACTACAGGAAGTCCCATTGCTTGGGCTTCAGCAAATACCATACCAAATCCCTCAGCTTCGCCCGATACGGCAGTAATACTGGGAACGCAAAATATTTTAGCTTTGTTCATCCAATCTTTTACAACATCTGGTGGTTGCACGCCAAGAAAACGATACTTATGCAAGCTAGTTTTAGCGAGTTCTTCTAAAGAAGAACGCAGTTCTCCATCGCCAATGATGATTAATTCCATCTCAGGTTGCATCGCCTGAACTTTACTCATAGCGCGAATTAAGTATTCACAACCTTTTTTTTCTACTAAACGAGCTACAAATAAAACCACAGGTTCGCGTTTAACAGACTCTGATTGAAATACTTCAGTATTGATACCAGTGTAGTGAACAAGAATTTTATCTGGCGGAAATCCTTGTTGCAAGAGATGTTCTTTCGATTGCTGCGATACAGTTAAAAAGAGACTAACCTCCTGCTTCAAGATTTCTCTTCGCTGCAGATATTGACGATAACTAAAATATGATTTTTGAGCGATGTCGTCCGCAATCATTTCCTCATACCCGTGGTAAGTTACAATCATTGGGATCTGTAAGTAACGTTTGAGTGGCAAAGCTAAGCTGCCACCTATACCAAAATGGGCGTGAATCAGTAGTGGCTTTAGTTTTTTCGCAGGCGCAACTAGTGCAGGTGCAAAGCCAAACACCTTGAAACTTGCTTCGCGCGCCCAACCTATTGGGGTGTATTCATTTAAAAGCAAAGTTCTTTCTGGGGGGGTGCGTAAACCTTCTTTAATTAAGCGTGAGCCTATGTAATAAGGAGTAAAACGCTCTAAAGCTTCTGCTTGTGCCAGAACAAAAGTCTCTGAAGGTGGTAACAACCAATCTCGGTAAATCAGCACATTTGGCTTTTGGTTAAGCATTCGTTAATTTATCCCCACGTAAGACTTCTGTACTGAATTACTGTCGAACTACTGATAATCTATTTACTACCCGATATTAAAAGCTGAAACAGAACTATTTGCGGTTAATAATTAGTCTTGTCAGAATT of Gloeocapsopsis sp. IPPAS B-1203 contains these proteins:
- a CDS encoding endo-1,4-beta-xylanase codes for the protein MIKRRTLIVSSLGAAGAGVAIANHYLNRHQVPEQPQERGIARFAVTGDTPLRERAADKGLIYGAAAQHQVLTTNVAFAQRFAQECAMLVPANELKWQALRPTPERFDFSRSDWMANFAQKHNMLLRGHTLVWHRALPKWFEETVDRTNAAKVLTEHINTVVQHYAGNIHSWDVVNEAIVPNKTKDGLRQTPWLRLLGVDYIEMAFRTAAAADPQALLVYNDNNLEYDNAKTAVKRTQVLKLLERLKSRGVPVHALGIQSHIGASPQGFNAKKLRDFLKEVASLDLKILITEMDVLEKNLLEANNRDAIIAGVYQDYLSLVLDEPAVNTVITWGLSDRYTWLTNFAPRQDGAPIRPLPLDAQLERKLAWNAIASAFDQAPPRQVK
- a CDS encoding sulfotransferase, whose protein sequence is MPKHMSMPNFLIIGAQKAGTSSLYYYLKQHPQIYMSPIKEPHFFTYEGANPDESFSEADRNESFAVINNIKDYQKLFQGAPESSLIGEASPSYIYAPQAAERIKHYLPHAKLIAILRHPAERAYSNFLHAIRHNHEPLKDFKHALQEEETRIRENSVFLWHYKSKGFYYKQLSRYLDLFDRSQIKVCLYEDLNTNPAGVIKDLFEFLEVDSSFEPDVSRKYNVSVVPKNQFFSDLLDNLKPIKPAMKTLLPDGVRHYVRSKVFDTPPPISPEMRKQLVEEYREDILQMQELLGRDLSGWLK
- a CDS encoding right-handed parallel beta-helix repeat-containing protein; amino-acid sequence: MTKFNWQQIKTLLFTKGLLTVLLLSPGAASATSNNSVPEIKNTNYAIPSDAYFVSPDGQDTNTGRTVNSPWSVAKAIAAAPSDATIIFRGGVYRDVQVNIRKNLTLQAYPHEKPWIKGSVVVNDWVKDGNIWRKDGWEHSFPFKGQPESLDKNYPLAGHRDMVFINNVTQKQVGSKSQVVPGTFYVDAANKKLYIGSNPAGKTVESTAKEFAFTTSNSAENTVIRGLGITHYADNAINIRRPNVTLENNTLIWNGLNGVLLTDTDAVLRGNILSYNGRQGVAGVYAHRMLLENNVLSHNNVENFSKQWGAAGIKTIWTDGLVWRDNLVEHNNAIGLWIDESTTNSTVVNNVVRKNASIGIMYEIAHKAIIASNVVYENAPAGIMILNASSARIYNNTLVRNHANLLIKETPRNNTKTQEIADGITWITRNTVVKNNILWNSNGPTFFAPSCELREQSRQMIPVTDYNAYYRPAVNEPQNFVVWGLSGSQCFNTFRTLASFVSATGLESNGLEVTNSNDPFFVNAEANDFRLKSGSPAIKRGEALPADIAHAMGVPAGKVVDLGALQSQVSIAH
- a CDS encoding O-antigen ligase translates to MKNFLKLAENSFTVIALILFTGGVLGVLLRPDGASAEGSALFQIIWFVVYAITAGLLLIRLKGFTKIPTNLNLDIALLLSIVAIGIALFSYYWSVVPSVTLRRSFALLGTSIFGVYFSVRYQPKEQLRLLGWAFGLMVVLSFVFAIAIPRYGIDVFPHAGAWRGVFAQKNNLGRAMTLSTLVFLLLALDKTKYRWIAWSGFILSFALLVLSTSKTSLLVCITTLALLPLYAALRWRSTVFLPIFIISILTASAASILVVSEADTLLSLIGKDATFTGRTPLWEAVWVMILQRPWLGYGYNAFWLGWQSYSSFVWEFVRWTPPHGHNGILDLWLDLGFLGVAVFTMSLLFAFLKAIRNIRQNKRPEFLFPIMYLTVLLLFNVTYSTILSRNDIYWVLYIAVLLWKPLQQPVKELVDKSYKQTYPLKGY
- a CDS encoding glycosyltransferase family 2 protein; the protein is MKKVSVIVPVYAAEKYIADAVQSVLAQSYKNFEIILVDDGTPDASIEVCQQFIDSRIKIIHQNNRGASAARNNGIRHAQGEYIAFLDADDTWVPEKLEKHINHLEKSPNVGVSFSYCAFVDEIGKPLGIYNATEYKVITPGAILCRNPIVSPSCLVTRREVLEEIKFQQEYNGIVEDCYFDENLRQSEDAECWFRICVRTNWKLEVVPELLATYRLHSIGNSANLLKTLESWDQFIAQAQLYAPAVVAEWEKPAMAYTLRYLARKAVTMSDGSMAINLSHRALMTHWRILIEEPRRTLVTLTAAYALWFLPQPFYTQLQLIGLKVIGASQKRRIQNQAKNQASETIVV
- a CDS encoding glycosyltransferase — encoded protein: MLNQKPNVLIYRDWLLPPSETFVLAQAEALERFTPYYIGSRLIKEGLRTPPERTLLLNEYTPIGWAREASFKVFGFAPALVAPAKKLKPLLIHAHFGIGGSLALPLKRYLQIPMIVTYHGYEEMIADDIAQKSYFSYRQYLQRREILKQEVSLFLTVSQQSKEHLLQQGFPPDKILVHYTGINTEVFQSESVKREPVVLFVARLVEKKGCEYLIRAMSKVQAMQPEMELIIIGDGELRSSLEELAKTSLHKYRFLGVQPPDVVKDWMNKAKIFCVPSITAVSGEAEGFGMVFAEAQAMGLPVVSFASGAIPEAVAHGEVGFLAAERNWEELADYILLLMKDEQLWHRFSTFGPQRVCSLFDVKKQARLLEKIYEQVIGDRHNLHQVAASTGSLSS